A region of the Terriglobia bacterium genome:
CTTCCAAGTCGAACCAGAGCGCGAGTTCGCCAGTCCTCCGCAAGGCCCGCCCCGGCGACGTTCCCGCTCTGTTCAAGCTTATCCATCAGTACGCTGCTGAGGAGGTCTTGCTTCCACGCGCCCTCCCCGAGCTCTATGAAAACGTCTGGGAGTTCACGGTGGCGGAGATCGACGGCCAGGTGGCCTCCTGTGGAGCGCTTCGCGTGTACAGCGAAGAGCTCGCGGAAGTCCGCTCGCTTTGCGTGGACCCTCAACAGCAAAGCGCGGGACTGGGCCGGGCGGTGACAAACCGGTTGATGCACGAGGCAGAAGATCTCGGCCTCAAAAGGGTCTTCGCGCTCACGATGGTCCCTGATTTCTTCTCCAAAATGGGTTTTTACCCCGTCGAGCGCGGCGCGCTGCCCCAGAAGGTTTGGCGTGACTGCCTGCAGTGCGAGAAGTATTTCCGTTGTGATGAAGTGGCCATGGTCTTCGATCTTGCGAATCTGGGCAGCATGGACGCCTCCGCGCGCTCCGGAGCAGAATAGACCGCTCAGGTCACGATTGGTTTGTCATCCCCGGATGCTCCCCCTTGGCGTTCGCCGTCGGGTTGGAGCGGATCCCTCCCCGCGATATACATCACCAGCATTCCGAGCGCCGCGCCGATGGTGTCAAAGCCGCAGTCCATAAGCGAGGGGCCGCGGCCGGGTACGAACCGCTGATGGAATTCGTCGGTCAGCGAGTAAAGCCCGGCGAGCAGAATGCAGGCCAGGGCCCTCCTGGGATTCCAGGCGCTGCGACGACCGCCAGCCAGAGCGTAATAGAGGAAAATGGAAAATATCGCGTATTCCGTGAAGTGGCCCAGCTTCCTGACCGCCGTAGCCAAAAAGGCAAACGCGTGGGGAGATACCCTCAGATGAAGGGCAGCCAGAATCTCGCGAAGGAGATGGTCGGTGAAAGACGCACCAAAGGTCCGGGTGGACATGTCGAAAATGACGCCAGCCCAGACGATAGCCAGCACCCACCACCAGAAGGCCTGCAGCTTTGTTTCGCCTCTGACCGGAGTGGAGGTTTTATTCGAGGCGATAGTTCGGGGCCTCCTTGGTGATGATGACGTCGTGCACGTGGCTCTCACGGAGCCCCGCCGATGAAATCCTTACAAACCGGGCGCGCTGTTGAAGCTCAGGAACTGTAGCGCAGCCGGAATAGCCCATGCCGGACCGAAGTCCTCCGACAAGTTGCTGCACCATGTCAGCCAGCAGGCCTTTGTAGGGCACGCGGCCCTCAATGCCTTCCGGAACCAGTTTGGAGGTTGAATCTTCCTGGCCATAGCGGTCCCTGGAACCTTCCTGCATTGCCCCCAGGGAGCCCATCCCGCGATACGATTTGAAGGTCCGCCCCTGGTAGAGGATGGTTTCCCCCGGGCTTTCTTCGGTGCCCGCAAAAAGGCTGCCGATCATCACCACGCTTGCCCCAGCGGCGATAGCCTTGGTGATGTCACCGGAAAATTTGATGCCGCCGTCCGCAATCAGTGGAACGCCTGCCTTGCGCGCCGCGCGCGCGCATTCCGCGATGGCCGTGATCTGCGGAACGCCCGCGCCGGAAACCACACGCGTGGTGCAGATTGACCCGGGGCCAATCCCAACCTTGACCCCCGAAACGCCAAGCTCGATCAGATCGCGCGCCCCTTCAAAGCTGGCCACATTGCCCGCAATCACCTCAGCATCGGGCAAGGCCTTCTTGATGGCCGCCACGGCGTCCAGCACGCGCTCGGAGTGGCCGTGGGCAGTGTCAACCACTATTACATCGGCCTGGGCGTGGGCAAGCTCCTGCGCCCGCTCCAGAAAATCTCCCGTGACGCCGACCGCCGCCCCCACTCTTAACCGCCCGTGCGAGTCCTTGGCCGCGCGCGGATACTCGATCTTCTTCTGGATGTCCTTGACGGTGATCAGCCCCTTCAGCACGTAGTTCTCATCCACCACTGGAAGCTTTTCGATCCGATGCTGGTGAAGGATCCGTTCCGCCTCCTCCAGAGTGGTTCCCACGGGAACCGTGATCAGGTTCTCGCGGGTCATCAGTTCTTCCACCTTCAGGTCCGTGCGGGTTTCAAACCGGAGGTCGCGGTTGGTGAGGATGCCCACCAGCTTGCCGTTCTCCGTAACGGGCACGCCGGAGATTTTGTACTGCGCCATGATCTCGAGCGCCTCGGCAATCTTCTGCCGGGGACCGATGGTAACAGGATCAACAATCATGCCGCTCTCAGAGCGCTTGACCTTGTCCACTTCCATCGCCTGCCGGTCGATCGGCAAGGTGCGGTGGATGACGCCCAGCCCGCCCTGCTGCGCCAGCGCAATAGCCAGGCTCGACTCC
Encoded here:
- a CDS encoding N-acetyltransferase, which codes for MKASKSNQSASSPVLRKARPGDVPALFKLIHQYAAEEVLLPRALPELYENVWEFTVAEIDGQVASCGALRVYSEELAEVRSLCVDPQQQSAGLGRAVTNRLMHEAEDLGLKRVFALTMVPDFFSKMGFYPVERGALPQKVWRDCLQCEKYFRCDEVAMVFDLANLGSMDASARSGAE
- a CDS encoding VanZ family protein, yielding MLAIVWAGVIFDMSTRTFGASFTDHLLREILAALHLRVSPHAFAFLATAVRKLGHFTEYAIFSIFLYYALAGGRRSAWNPRRALACILLAGLYSLTDEFHQRFVPGRGPSLMDCGFDTIGAALGMLVMYIAGRDPLQPDGERQGGASGDDKPIVT
- the guaB gene encoding IMP dehydrogenase, giving the protein MLDGPIPEGLTFDDVLLLPARSGVLPATADTRAQLTARITLNIPIVSAAMDTVTESSLAIALAQQGGLGVIHRTLPIDRQAMEVDKVKRSESGMIVDPVTIGPRQKIAEALEIMAQYKISGVPVTENGKLVGILTNRDLRFETRTDLKVEELMTRENLITVPVGTTLEEAERILHQHRIEKLPVVDENYVLKGLITVKDIQKKIEYPRAAKDSHGRLRVGAAVGVTGDFLERAQELAHAQADVIVVDTAHGHSERVLDAVAAIKKALPDAEVIAGNVASFEGARDLIELGVSGVKVGIGPGSICTTRVVSGAGVPQITAIAECARAARKAGVPLIADGGIKFSGDITKAIAAGASVVMIGSLFAGTEESPGETILYQGRTFKSYRGMGSLGAMQEGSRDRYGQEDSTSKLVPEGIEGRVPYKGLLADMVQQLVGGLRSGMGYSGCATVPELQQRARFVRISSAGLRESHVHDVIITKEAPNYRLE